Within the Candidatus Brocadiaceae bacterium genome, the region CCCCGCGCGGCCGGATGACCACGCGCTCGGGCAGTGCGCGCAGATTGCCGGGTGAACTCGCCACAACTCGTCCTTTCGCAGCGGCCCGTGGGCCGCGGCCCGTCGTCCGCACCGGGCGGGCCGTGCCGCCGGCCTACGCGCCGAGGGACCGCTTCACCGTCTTGATCACGTACTCCACCTGCTCGTCCGACAGGTCCGGATGGATCGGCAGGCTCAGTTCCTCCCGCGCCCAGGCGGCCGCCTCGGGCAGGCCGGCGGGCGCGCAGCGCGGGGCCGGCTCGCGCATCGCCTCCAGGTCCGGGATGGGGATCGGGTAGTGGATGCCCGTGCCGACACCCGCCTCGGTCAGCCGCTTCTGCAGCGCGTCTCGCCGGTCCGTGCGGATGGCGTACTGATGCCAGACGCACGAGGCCCACTCGGCCTCATGCGGCGTCGCCACCCCCGTGTCGGCCAGGGCCTTCGTGTAGCGGGCGGCGATGCGCCGGCGCACGCCGTTCCAGGTGTCCAGATGCGGCAGCTTCACGTTCAGGACGGCCCCCTGGAAGCCGGTCATGCGGTAGTTGTAGCCGACCCGTGCATGGCGGTAGCGCGCGTTCTGGCCGTGGTTGCGCAGCATGCGCGCCCGCTCGGCCAGCTCGGGGTCGTCGGTCACCAGGGCGCCGCCCTCGCCGTAGGCGCCCAGGTTCTTCGTCGGGTAGAAGCTGAAGGCACCCGCCCGCCCGAGCGCGCCGACCTTGTGCCCCTTGTAGAGCGCCCCGTGCGCCTGGCAGGCGTCCTCGACGACCGGCACGCCGTGCGCGTCGGCCAGCGCGAGCAGCGGGTCCATGTCCGCCGGATGCCCGAACAGGTGCACGGGCATGATCGCGCGCGTGCGCTCGGTGATGAGTTCCTCCACGCGCGCCACGTCGATGCAGGCCGTGCGGCGGTCCACGTCGGCGAAGACCGGCCGGGCGCCGGTGTAGAGGATCACCTCGGCGGTGGCGAAGAAGCTCATCGGCGTCGTGATCACCTCGTCCCCCTCGCCCACGTCCAGGGCCAGCAGGGCCAGGTGCAGCGCGGCCGTGCCGGACTGCACGGCCACGCAGTGCCCGGCCTCGCAGTAGGCGGCCCAGTCGCGCTCGAACTGCTCCACCTCCGGCCCGAG harbors:
- a CDS encoding DegT/DnrJ/EryC1/StrS family aminotransferase translates to MNVPILDLKAQYAGLEAEIDAALRRVCRSSAFALGPEVEQFERDWAAYCEAGHCVAVQSGTAALHLALLALDVGEGDEVITTPMSFFATAEVILYTGARPVFADVDRRTACIDVARVEELITERTRAIMPVHLFGHPADMDPLLALADAHGVPVVEDACQAHGALYKGHKVGALGRAGAFSFYPTKNLGAYGEGGALVTDDPELAERARMLRNHGQNARYRHARVGYNYRMTGFQGAVLNVKLPHLDTWNGVRRRIAARYTKALADTGVATPHEAEWASCVWHQYAIRTDRRDALQKRLTEAGVGTGIHYPIPIPDLEAMREPAPRCAPAGLPEAAAWAREELSLPIHPDLSDEQVEYVIKTVKRSLGA